The Quercus robur chromosome 7, dhQueRobu3.1, whole genome shotgun sequence genome has a segment encoding these proteins:
- the LOC126692313 gene encoding protein OCTOPUS-like, whose translation MNPITETAAAAATAVAASLPPLPPQPHRPSTSCDRHPEEHFTGFCPSCLCERLAVLDPNSSTASTSSSSRNKPPTTTSSALKSIFKNSNNNNNNNNSNNSSRNRNSFFPELRRTKSFSASKNNEGFSGVFEPQRKSCDVRVRNTLWTLFTQDDERNPAKQKDPPQQNHQQQQQQHQQEASFSASTSLVESRNLASSSVQNPVLEDTETESESESEPDSNNGKAVAEEPRISNVVEDRVQEIVEEEEEELETEPEGEPEPEPELELDPEAEQEDLKPMKDHIDLDVNTKKNSGRDFKEIAGSFWSAASVFSKKLQKWRQKQKLKKRRNGGGGSATLPVEKPIGRQFRETQSEIADYGFGRRSCDTDPRFSLDANRMSFEAGRMSFDDPRMSFDEPRASWDGYLIGRTFPRMPTMVSVVEDPPLPPPPPPVHVVRTDTQIPVEEPGGEEEMGFSVVPGGSAQTRDYYSDSSSRRRRSLDRSNSIRKTAAAVVAEIDELKSASNASANSKVSPATVASTATTTTSVMDYLNGPKLVAPERERDSNSNSMRDDCSESFELGFRDGSSVVGKSNKKSKRWSKAWNIWGFIHRKGGGNKEEDDDRYSSRPNGVERSLSESWQESRGAFNRKVFRSNSSVSWRNSSHNFGIGGGVGVGVGVGVGVGVGGGGGGGGSLGGFGSLRKNGGWEANGNGKKKRDEFVLERNRSARYSPNNIDNGLLRFYLTPMRSSSSSSSNRRNGGSVKSRSNHAHSIARSVLRLY comes from the coding sequence ATGAATCCCATAACCGaaacagcagcagcagcagcaaccgCAGTAGCAGCATCACTACCACCGCTACCACCACAGCCACATAGACCTTCCACTTCCTGTGATCGTCACCCAGAAGAACACTTCACTGGCTTTTGCCCCTCATGCCTCTGCGAACGACTTGCCGTTTTGGACCCAAATTCCTCCACCGCTTCCACTTCCTCCTCCTCTCGCAACAAACCCCCCACCACTACTTCTTCAGCCCTTAAATCCATCTTCAAAAactccaacaacaacaacaacaacaacaacagcaacaataGTAGTCGTAACAGGAACTCCTTCTTTCCTGAGCTTCGGAGAACCAAGTCGTTTTCGGCGTCGAAGAACAACGAGGGTTTCTCGGGGGTTTTCGAGCCACAGAGAAAGTCCTGTGACGTTCGAGTCAGGAACACTCTTTGGACTCTTTTCACTCAAGACGACGAGCGTAACCCAGCTAAGCAAAAAGACCCACCTCAACAAAATCATCAgcaacaacagcaacagcatCAACAAGAAGCTTCTTTTTCTGCTTCTACTTCTTTGGTTGAGTCAAGAAATTTAGCTTCTTCAAGTGTTCAAAATCCAGTCTTGGAAGACACTGAGACCGAGTCTGAGTCCGAGTCTGAGCCCGACTCAAACAATGGTAAAGCAGTTGCCGAGGAACCAAGGATTTCAAATGTAGTGGAAGACAGAGTTCAGGAAATTgttgaagaagaggaggaagagtTGGAGACAGAGCCAGAGGGAGAACCAGAGCCAGAACCAGAGCTAGAACTAGACCCAGAAGCAGAACAAGAAGACTTGAAGCCCATGAAGGACCACATAGATCTCGACGTGAATACCAAGAAAAATTCCGGCAGAGATTTCAAAGAAATCGCCGGGAGTTTCTGGTCGGCGGCGTCGGTGTTCAGCAAGAAGTTGCAGAAGTGGAGACAAAAGCAGAAGCTGAAGAAACGAAGGAATGGCGGTGGTGGGTCCGCCACATTGCCGGTGGAGAAGCCGATCGGGAGGCAGTTCCGAGAAACCCAGTCGGAAATCGCCGATTACGGCTTCGGCCGCCGATCCTGCGACACGGACCCGAGATTCTCACTCGACGCGAATCGGATGTCGTTTGAAGCTGGTCGAATGTCTTTCGACGATCCTCGAATGTCTTTTGATGAGCCAAGAGCTTCTTGGGATGGCTATTTGATTGGTCGAACTTTTCCTAGAATGCCCACTATGGTTTCGGTTGTAGAGGACCCTCCtctccctcctcctcctcctccggTTCATGTTGTGAGGACCGATACTCAGATTCCGGTTGAGGAGCCGGGTGGTGAGGAGGAGATGGGGTTTTCTGTGGTGCCCGGTGGGTCAGCTCAGACGAGGGACTATTATTCGGACTCGTCTTCGAGGCGGCGGAGGAGTTTAGACAGGTCTAACTCGATAAGGAAGACGGCAGCGGCGGTGGTGGCGGAGATTGATGAATTGAAGTCGGCTTCGAATGCTAGTGCAAATTCGAAGGTGTCACCTGCTACTGTTGCGTCCACTGCTACTACCACTACAAGCGTCATGGATTACCTCAATGGGCCGAAATTAGTAGCACCGGAGAGGGAGAGGGATTCGAATTCGAATTCGATGAGGGATGATTGTTCGGAGAGCTTTGAATTGGGTTTTAGAGATGGGAGTTCGGTGGTTGGGAAGTCTAATAAGAAGTCAAAGAGGTGGAGCAAGGCCTGGAATATATGGGGTTTTATTCATAGGAAAGGTGGTGGGAATAAAGAAGAGGATGATGATAGGTATAGTAGTAGACCAAATGGGGTGGAGAGGTCTCTTTCGGAGTCTTGGCAAGAATCAAGAGGCGCTTTTAATAGAAAGGTGTTTAGAAGCAATAGCAGTGTGAGTTGGAGGAATTCTTCACATAACTTTGGtattggtggtggtgttggtgttggtgttggtgttggagttggagttggagttggtggtggtggtggtggtggtggttctCTTGGGGGGTTTGGGAGTTTAAGGAAGAATGGTGGGTGGGAGGCCAATGGGAATGGGAAAAAGAAGAGGGATGAGTTTGTGTTGGAAAGGAATAGGAGTGCAAGGTATTCGCCTAACAACATCGATAATGGTTTGTTGAGGTTCTACTTGACTCCGATGaggagcagcagcagcagcagcagcaacaggaGGAATGGGGGGTCCGTGAAAAGTAGGTCGAATCATGCACATTCTATCGCCAGAAGCGTATTGCGATTGTACTGA
- the LOC126691031 gene encoding uncharacterized protein LOC126691031, producing the protein MAILRTRNNYDQQRRSEKGILPNISAADIDMLRKRKFEQFVKGTKLKAASALPSRESDNRKKVLNSHSSNSTLTFEYSYQGKVNTITNITSAGDKIKFSSVSKVRSPLYDTDGSVNGPNLLSSENLTTPVLKNFNDLVHSPDSSSSGEPNQKIQQALGIINSDDVQKSVPVVDFIDSPQHFCSGYRDKKLKQIIRLVSNGGQLPRPVIPIGSKFQAEIPEWTGLVNRKNVYGGADDSKNLKWLGTRIWPMKGSSVETNVTAIGKGRLDSCSCVSPGSIDCIRSHILTKRLLLQFDIGPAFKSWKFDEMGEVVSKSWTSNEGQKFELLVKKNPLWSGTNFWELALKHFPSKSKKSMLSYYFNVFIPRRMSQQTSSTPDDIDSDDDQADNADDSIKE; encoded by the exons ATGGCAATATTGCGAACTCGTAATAATTATGACCAGCAAAGGAGAAGTGAGAAAGGCATTTTGCCAAACATATCTGCTGCTGATATAGACATGTTG AGAAAGCGGAAATTTGAACAGTTTGTAAAAGGTACAAAGTTGAAAGCTGCTTCTGCATTGCCTAGTAGGGAATCTGATAATCGGAAAAAGGTCTTAAATTCACACAGTTCAAACAGTACATTGACTTTTGAGTATAGTTATCAGGGGAAAGTGAATACCATTACCAATATTACCTCTGCGggtgataaaataaaattcagttCAGTAAGTAAGGTTCGTTCTCCGTTATATGACACTGATGGATCCGTTAATGGTCCAAACCTACTGAGTTCAGAAAATTTGACCACACCAGtgttaaaaaatttcaatgattTGGTTCATAGTCCAGATTCATCAAGTTCAGGGGAGCCAAACCAGAAAATTCAACAAGCATTGGGGATCATCAATAGTGATGATGTTCAAAAATCGGTACCTGTGGTTGATTTCATTGATTCACCTCAGCATTTTTGTTCAGGTTACAGAGATAAAAAACTTAAACAGATTATAAGGTTGGTTTCTAATGGAGGTCAACTCCCAAGACCTGTTATTCCTATTGGGTCCAAGTTCCAGGCTGAAATCCCAGAGTGGACAGGACTAGTTAACAGGAAAAATGTATATGGTGGTGCTGATGATTCAAAGAATTTGAAGTGGTTAGGCACCAGAATTTGGCCCATGAAAGGCAGTAGTGTAGAAACTAATGTGACAGCAATTGGCAAAGGGAGACTTGACTCTTGCTCTTGTGTCTCACCAGGCTCTATTGATTGCATCAGAAGCCACATTCTCACAAAAAGGCTTCTTTTGCAATTTGATATTGGTCCTGCTTTTAAGAGTTGGAAGTTTGATGAGATGGGAGAAGTTGTTTCAAAGTCCTGGACATCGAATGAgggacaaaaatttgaattactTGTGAAAAAGAATCCACTATGGAGTGGAACAAACTTTTGGGAGCTAGCCTTGAAGCATTTTCCATCCAAGTCCAAGAAAAGCATGTTGAGTTATTACTTCAATGTGTTCATTCCTAGACGTATGAGCCAACAGACCAGTTCTACCCCTGATGACATTGACAGTGACGATGATCAGGCTGATAATGCTGATGATTCCATTAAGGAATAG